The genome window TCCAGCAGTGGGATGGGGAGCTTTCCATCTTGGGTTCTCAAACAACACTGATCCGGAGCCAGGACGGTGTCGTAGAACAGATGGAAAGAAATGGCGGTGCTCAAGAGATGCGGTTGCCGACCAGAAGTATTGTGAGCGGCATATGAACAGGGGCCGCCACCGTTCAAGAAAGCCTGTGGAAGGTCAATCCGGATGTTCCACCGCATCCACCACCACAACTACAACCAAGCTGATGCATTCTGTCTCGTCCTCTTCAGCATCAGTGGTAGGGCCAAACGGTGGAAACGGTGAGTCCAACAGCCTCACCATTGCACAGCAGCAATTCAAGAATTTGCAGCCTGCTGGTGAATCTAATCTTTCGCACTCTGGTCCACTAAACAGGTGATACGATAATCCTCCCCGCATACTTGTAATTAACATATATCGGTATTTGACGAGCTAGCCATTGATGGATTCAAAATCTATTGGTTACTTTCTGCAGGTGGCTTCTGAATAAAGAAAGCATTGGTGAAAGAATGCATGATACTGCTCATGGGAATGAGTTTGGAGTTGTTTCTTCTGAGTCACTCCTTAACCCTTCCCACAAAAGCTCTTCCCTCGTTAAGTGCATTAATTTTGACTGTTCTCAAGATCTTGATAGTCAAGAAACCGAATCACATCGATCAGTTCGCCAGTTCTTTGATGCCTGGCCTAAAACCCAGTCCGACTGCTCTTCCATTTTCTTGCCTGAAGCTGATGTTCAATCGGACCGGACTCAGCTTTCCATTTCAATGCCGATGGCGCTCTCGGATTTCATGTCCTCTACTTCATCACCCAACAATGAAGATGTAACTCATTCACCTCTGCAATTAACGCGAGAACTTGACCCTATACAGATGGGATTGGAAGTAGGCAGTGTTGGTAATGAAACAAACTGGAGGCAAGCGAATTGGATCCCCATCTCTAGGGAGACTTCCGTGGGCGGTCCTCTGGGTGAGGTATTGCACAGCACTAACAGCAGCAGCGCAGAGTGCAAGAATTCATCGGCAGTTAACCTTATGACAGAGAAGTGTGATCATAGCCCTCGGCTTGGATCGTCTCCTACAGGGGTCTTACAAAAGACAATGTTTGGTTCGCATTCGAATAGCAGTGCTGGAAGCAGTCCAAGAGCAGAGAATAACAAGAATGATCTCCTTGGTTCAACCATTGTTCATTCTTCCTCTTTGCCAGCTTTGTAACCACTTCATCTACCGAGGCAAGtcctgaagaagaagaagaagagaagcatGGATTTTATGTATGTTCCGACAAACATGAAGGATTAGTTATGAGCTTAATTATGATGTTAAACCCTAAAATACTTTTTCTTTATGCAAGGTTTGTGCCGctattatatcaaatataacCAAGTAATTGGGCAATGGTAGTTGTTTAAAGTTGaacaaaaaatttgattttagttttgtgGTTGAGCATGGCGGTTGTTAAGTCACTGCTGTGGACAAAggatataatttcaatatatagtGAAGATGGGAGTTTGAGTTGAATATATATAGTCATGGTAATAATAATAGTCAAATCTTGTtccactttaacaattttgcatgtgtttttttaattaaatattttactggcaatcgaaataatttcctttaatttatttacttcccaagtttttgatatatttgagaaTTTTTACACTCTTGATACATCGGATTTCGTCCTTATTGAGTTTGTTTTGTAAAACACGACACAAGTGTTTTAGCTTAaatgttggaaaaatatttataaaataataaaagttaattaaacttttaattgaaaattgCAATTAATACTCAATTGAATCTTTAGAATATAGTTTTGGTCCAAATCCCTATCAAGTCGTTTATTGCTGAGGCGGAAAATgctaaattgaatagtttaattgatatttttaactattttatgagggattaaatgattttttattataaaaattctaagaaaataagaaattataaaaagcattttaaaaagcacttctaatatatatatatttttgttattttgaaggATTGAAGTCTTCGTTttcgataaaaaaaaaatggaaagctTAAAGT of Gossypium raimondii isolate GPD5lz chromosome 3, ASM2569854v1, whole genome shotgun sequence contains these proteins:
- the LOC105797283 gene encoding growth-regulating factor 1 isoform X2; translation: MDFGVVGLEGIVGSETSNGFTLVASESETKQKLYGSAFLKQERSGSSEDDWRTSKLAKFDDISASKAVLSQHRNTLFRSNTSIFFDGQQQQQMLSFSAPKSEALSMGRSSQNVIFPYFHLTSPACTRNTGYNTGGFNGANMNGGPFTSSQWMELEHQALIYKYMTANVPIPSTLLIPIKKALDSAGFSSFSGGLLRPNTLGWGAFHLGFSNNTDPEPGRCRRTDGKKWRCSRDAVADQKYCERHMNRGRHRSRKPVEGQSGCSTASTTTTTTKLMHSVSSSSASVVGPNGGNGESNSLTIAQQQFKNLQPAGESNLSHSGPLNRWLLNKESIGERMHDTAHGNEFGVVSSESLLNPSHKSSSLVKCINFDCSQDLDSQETESHRSVRQFFDAWPKTQSDCSSIFLPEADVQSDRTQLSISMPMALSDFMSSTSSPNNEDVTHSPLQLTRELDPIQMGLEVGSVGNETNWRQANWIPISRETSVGGPLGEVLHSTNSSSAECKNSSAVNLMTEKCDHSPRLGSSPTGVLQKTMFGSHSNSSAGSSPRAENNKNDLLGSTIVHSSSLPAL
- the LOC105797283 gene encoding growth-regulating factor 1 isoform X1, yielding MDFGVVGLEGIVGSETSNGFTLVASESETKQKLYGSAFLKQERSGSSEDDWRTSKLAKFDDISASKAVLSQHRNTLFRSNTSIFFDGQQQQQMLSFSAPKSEALSMGRSSQNVIFPYFHLTSPACTRNTGYNTGGFNGANMNGGPFTSSQWMELEHQALIYKYMTANVPIPSTLLIPIKKALDSAGFSSFSGGLLRPNTSVGWGAFHLGFSNNTDPEPGRCRRTDGKKWRCSRDAVADQKYCERHMNRGRHRSRKPVEGQSGCSTASTTTTTTKLMHSVSSSSASVVGPNGGNGESNSLTIAQQQFKNLQPAGESNLSHSGPLNRWLLNKESIGERMHDTAHGNEFGVVSSESLLNPSHKSSSLVKCINFDCSQDLDSQETESHRSVRQFFDAWPKTQSDCSSIFLPEADVQSDRTQLSISMPMALSDFMSSTSSPNNEDVTHSPLQLTRELDPIQMGLEVGSVGNETNWRQANWIPISRETSVGGPLGEVLHSTNSSSAECKNSSAVNLMTEKCDHSPRLGSSPTGVLQKTMFGSHSNSSAGSSPRAENNKNDLLGSTIVHSSSLPAL